The following are from one region of the Nicotiana tomentosiformis chromosome 7, ASM39032v3, whole genome shotgun sequence genome:
- the LOC104088813 gene encoding E3 SUMO-protein ligase MMS21 isoform X2 translates to MASTSGAGSGVAAGRIRSHTSAIYSDNQSLIREIRKAVTMMKDIAVDLERDERTEMVKDLEAGVIQLLGASDECMHLSEAIQSIGDELEPGPEPTNFKKKFDEEIAKSKARSLSSTQSQPLLRQFREAIWHVHHAGQPMPGEEQEDIVMTSTQCNLLNVTCPLSGKPVTELVDPVRSMDCKHIYEKKAILQFIKSKTSRGQCPVAGCPKVLQAQRVLCDPFLLIEIDEVRSMSKQNAGPDAIEDFTTLDEED, encoded by the exons ATGGCGTCGACGTCCGGCGCTGGCAGTGGCGTAGCTGCCGGAAGAATTAGATCTCATACATCGGCGATATACTCCGACAATCAATCCCTCATCCGT GAAATTAGGAAGGCTGTGACTATGATGAAGGATATCGCGGTGGATTTGGAGAGAGATGAGAGAACCGAGATG GTAAAGGATCTCGAAGCTGGCGTTATTCAGTTGTTGGGTGCGTCTGATGAGTGCATGCATCTTTCCGAGGCAATTCAGTCTATAGGTGATGAATTAGAGCCTGGGCCAGAG CCAACAAATTTTAAGAAGAAGTTTGATGAAGAAATTGCAAAATCAAAGGCTAGATCATTGTCTAGCACTCAGAGCCAGCCTTTGTTGAGACAATTCCGGGAAGCCATCTGG CATGTTCATCATGCAGGACAGCCAATGCCAGGTGAAGAGCAGGAGGACATAGTAATGACCAGTACGCAGTGCAACCTTCTGAATGTGACTTGCCCGCTAAGTGGAAAGCCTGTTACTGAACTTGTAGATCCAGTTCGTAG CATGGACTGCAAGCATATATATGAGAAGAAGGCTATTCTGCAGTTTATTAAGTCCAAAACCTCACGTGGCCAATGCCCCGTTGCAG GTTGTCCTAAAGTTCTCCAGGCTCAGAGGGTGTTATGCGACCCTTTCTTACTTATAGAAATTGATGAAGTCCGCTCCATGAGTAAGCAAAACGCTGGACCTGATGCGATAGAGGATTTTACTACACTTGATGAAGAGGATTGA
- the LOC104088813 gene encoding E3 SUMO-protein ligase MMS21 isoform X1, whose product MNSQNLQIYQSLPNHNKKRLNQEQIKLLESSFDSTKKLEPEKKLQLSRELGVPPRQISIWYQNRRARWKNQNLEIDYNALQLKLETALSEKLQLEKETERLRGELQKANQMLIEINGERAINIPLGDVSLSSYYEEGGSSSFHEDVISYNTTTWEIRKAVTMMKDIAVDLERDERTEMVKDLEAGVIQLLGASDECMHLSEAIQSIGDELEPGPEPTNFKKKFDEEIAKSKARSLSSTQSQPLLRQFREAIWHVHHAGQPMPGEEQEDIVMTSTQCNLLNVTCPLSGKPVTELVDPVRSMDCKHIYEKKAILQFIKSKTSRGQCPVAGCPKVLQAQRVLCDPFLLIEIDEVRSMSKQNAGPDAIEDFTTLDEED is encoded by the exons ATGAATTCTCAAAACTTACAAATATACCAGTCCTTACCAAATCACAACAAAAAGAGGCTAAACCAAGAGCAAATTAAGCTTTTAGAGTCAAGTTTCGACTCAACTAAGAAGCTCGAGCCGGAGAAAAAACTCCAACTGTCAAGAGAATTAGGGGTTCCTCCGCGTCAAATTTCCATTTGGTACCAAAACAGGAGAGCTAGATGGAAGAATCAGAATCTGGAGATTGACTATAATGCCCTTCAGCTCAAGCTTGAAACTGCATTATCTGAGAAGTTACAGTTGGAAAAAGAAACTGAACGTCTTCGAGGGGAGTTGCAAAAAGCAAACCAAATGTTAATTGAAATAAATGGAGAAAGGGCAATAAATATTCCTTTAGGTGATGTTTCACTATCTAGTTATTATGAGGAAGGAGGGAGCTCTAGCTTTCACGAAGATGTGATCAGCTATAATACTACTACATGG GAAATTAGGAAGGCTGTGACTATGATGAAGGATATCGCGGTGGATTTGGAGAGAGATGAGAGAACCGAGATG GTAAAGGATCTCGAAGCTGGCGTTATTCAGTTGTTGGGTGCGTCTGATGAGTGCATGCATCTTTCCGAGGCAATTCAGTCTATAGGTGATGAATTAGAGCCTGGGCCAGAG CCAACAAATTTTAAGAAGAAGTTTGATGAAGAAATTGCAAAATCAAAGGCTAGATCATTGTCTAGCACTCAGAGCCAGCCTTTGTTGAGACAATTCCGGGAAGCCATCTGG CATGTTCATCATGCAGGACAGCCAATGCCAGGTGAAGAGCAGGAGGACATAGTAATGACCAGTACGCAGTGCAACCTTCTGAATGTGACTTGCCCGCTAAGTGGAAAGCCTGTTACTGAACTTGTAGATCCAGTTCGTAG CATGGACTGCAAGCATATATATGAGAAGAAGGCTATTCTGCAGTTTATTAAGTCCAAAACCTCACGTGGCCAATGCCCCGTTGCAG GTTGTCCTAAAGTTCTCCAGGCTCAGAGGGTGTTATGCGACCCTTTCTTACTTATAGAAATTGATGAAGTCCGCTCCATGAGTAAGCAAAACGCTGGACCTGATGCGATAGAGGATTTTACTACACTTGATGAAGAGGATTGA